A genomic segment from Lignipirellula cremea encodes:
- a CDS encoding DUF4886 domain-containing protein, with translation MPRSKTLLPALLMVALLTVGFTSASLIAKEPPAKKTVRVLTIGNSFAGNACKYLKQIAEAEGSTELRIGTANLGGCTLERHWSLADASASDPTVQPYGYGDKKLSLQEYLEVEPWDYVTVQQMSALSFKPESYHPYIERLAETIKKHAPQAKILVHQTWAYRQDAPLLKQWGITQQEMYKQLVGAYDAIAESLQARQMPVGDAFQIARNTPGREVLVYDPDYNYDAPQPPQLPKQTNSLVAGQYWSSKSGKPMLALDFKHGNNKGCLLAGLVWYEVLTGNDARESTYVPSGLQEEDVVYLREAAHAAVSGKPAK, from the coding sequence ATGCCACGCTCAAAAACACTCTTGCCGGCCCTGTTGATGGTCGCCCTGCTCACCGTCGGATTCACGTCTGCTTCGCTCATCGCCAAAGAACCGCCGGCGAAGAAAACGGTCCGCGTGCTCACCATCGGCAACAGCTTTGCCGGGAACGCCTGCAAGTATCTCAAGCAGATCGCCGAGGCCGAGGGCTCCACCGAACTTCGCATCGGCACGGCCAACCTGGGCGGCTGTACGCTGGAGCGTCACTGGAGCCTGGCCGACGCCTCCGCCAGTGATCCGACCGTCCAACCGTATGGCTATGGCGACAAGAAGCTGAGCCTGCAGGAGTATCTGGAAGTGGAGCCCTGGGACTATGTCACCGTGCAGCAGATGAGCGCCCTGAGCTTCAAGCCCGAGTCGTATCATCCTTATATCGAACGCCTGGCCGAGACGATCAAGAAGCACGCCCCCCAGGCCAAGATTCTGGTGCATCAGACCTGGGCCTACCGTCAGGACGCACCGCTGCTCAAGCAGTGGGGCATTACCCAGCAGGAAATGTACAAGCAGTTAGTCGGCGCCTATGACGCCATCGCCGAATCGCTCCAGGCCCGTCAGATGCCGGTGGGCGACGCGTTTCAAATCGCCCGCAACACGCCCGGCCGCGAAGTGCTGGTGTACGATCCCGACTACAACTACGACGCCCCGCAGCCGCCCCAGTTGCCCAAGCAGACCAACTCGCTGGTCGCCGGCCAGTACTGGAGCAGCAAAAGCGGCAAGCCGATGCTTGCCCTGGATTTTAAACACGGGAACAACAAAGGCTGCCTGCTGGCGGGACTTGTCTGGTACGAAGTCCTGACCGGCAACGACGCCCGCGAATCGACCTACGTCCCCAGCGGACTGCAGGAAGAGGACGTCGTGTATCTGCGCGAAGCGGCCCACGCCGCTGTCAGCGGCAAGCCGGCGAAGTAG
- a CDS encoding ArsI/CadI family heavy metal resistance metalloenzyme, which produces MSSIAPADAQASQQSSAAIRFHLSLNVANLERSVAFFQAFLGQAVSKLRDDYAKFELENPPLVLSLEPHAASPGGNLNHLGFRLPDSAALVEMQRRLELAGMSTRREEGVECCYARQTKFWVHDPDGNLWEVYTLDDDHLEHRGQGELAATAADDAPADAPALSVWAHRLGEKFPTRLPILDHTVDRINLQGTFNERLERCEQSRRLAELLRVLKPAGEVHLHMLTSNQPLGDQPLRLPGPAAAVQVVPTTAEVLALFVEAGFVDVQLTHLAGSACFHAGDCQLRETRIAAEAPGQATNR; this is translated from the coding sequence ATGAGTTCGATCGCCCCTGCCGACGCCCAAGCGTCGCAGCAATCGTCCGCCGCCATCCGTTTTCATCTGTCGCTGAATGTGGCGAACCTGGAGCGATCCGTCGCGTTCTTCCAGGCGTTCCTCGGCCAGGCGGTGTCCAAACTGCGGGACGACTACGCCAAATTTGAGCTGGAGAACCCGCCGCTGGTGCTGTCGCTGGAACCGCACGCCGCCTCGCCTGGCGGGAACCTGAATCATCTGGGCTTTCGTCTGCCCGACTCGGCCGCCCTGGTGGAAATGCAACGGCGCCTGGAGCTGGCCGGCATGAGCACGCGACGCGAAGAAGGGGTCGAATGCTGCTACGCCCGGCAGACAAAATTCTGGGTGCATGACCCCGACGGCAACCTGTGGGAGGTCTACACGCTGGACGACGACCACCTGGAACACCGCGGCCAGGGCGAACTGGCGGCGACCGCGGCCGACGACGCACCGGCCGACGCACCGGCGCTGTCGGTCTGGGCCCATCGCCTGGGCGAAAAGTTCCCGACGCGGCTGCCGATCCTGGATCACACGGTCGACCGGATCAACCTGCAGGGAACCTTCAACGAACGTCTGGAACGGTGCGAACAGTCGCGTCGCCTGGCCGAACTGCTCCGGGTGCTCAAGCCGGCCGGCGAAGTCCATCTGCACATGCTGACCTCCAACCAGCCCCTCGGCGATCAGCCGCTGCGTCTGCCCGGCCCGGCCGCTGCGGTCCAGGTGGTTCCCACCACGGCGGAGGTGCTGGCGTTATTCGTGGAAGCCGGATTCGTCGACGTGCAATTGACGCACCTTGCCGGTTCGGCCTGTTTCCATGCGGGCGATTGCCAGCTGCGCGAAACGCGGATTGCGGCGGAGGCTCCCGGCCAGGCGACAAACCGGTAA
- a CDS encoding 3'-5' exonuclease family protein — MSKSAKSDFRRLKGYVSDNNGFDWQFINWYFHHYIGKNPFGFSSTNLGSLYKGMQKDTFVNFKHLRKTKHTHNPVDDARGNAEALLQMKELGLKISFT, encoded by the coding sequence TTGTCGAAATCAGCCAAGAGCGATTTCAGAAGGCTGAAGGGTTACGTTTCGGACAACAACGGATTCGATTGGCAATTCATCAACTGGTACTTCCACCACTACATCGGCAAGAATCCATTCGGCTTCAGCTCGACAAATCTCGGGTCGCTTTACAAGGGCATGCAAAAAGACACTTTCGTGAACTTCAAGCATCTCCGCAAGACGAAACACACGCATAATCCGGTCGATGACGCTCGTGGGAATGCGGAGGCTCTGCTGCAAATGAAGGAATTGGGCCTGAAAATCAGCTTCACCTGA
- a CDS encoding 3'-5' exonuclease family protein: MPYVMVDIESDGPIPGDYSMVCFGAVIVEPELNRTFYGKLKPISDQFIPEALAVSGFTREECLQFDDAHQVMQQFQEWLASNCKGRTMFVSE, encoded by the coding sequence ATGCCGTACGTCATGGTTGATATCGAATCCGATGGCCCGATCCCGGGCGACTACTCGATGGTCTGCTTCGGCGCGGTCATCGTCGAACCTGAATTGAATCGCACGTTCTACGGGAAGCTGAAACCGATATCCGATCAATTCATCCCCGAGGCCCTCGCCGTCAGCGGGTTCACACGCGAAGAATGCCTCCAATTCGACGACGCGCACCAGGTGATGCAACAATTCCAGGAATGGCTGGCGTCCAACTGCAAGGGACGAACGATGTTTGTTTCGGAGTAA
- a CDS encoding phytanoyl-CoA dioxygenase family protein gives MTPLAAAADALAPEQVAAYRETGFLLVRNLFSPEEIEALAQEADTLLGRTELVDTQNIRCRWQDHAETGECRFDCFDPVIDIGPVCRYFAHDPRLQNLLQAIYREEPRLFKDKLIFKPPGATGYALHQDYIGWKEFPQSFVTVIIPIDATSAENGATEVFPGYHQQGYLSPADGEYHQLPPETVDASTGVLLEMGPGDVALFSGFTPHRSGANQGSQARRQLYLSYNAASDGGDQRDAHYRQFHAWLVTKYAEYGKTGVYFR, from the coding sequence ATGACACCGCTTGCCGCTGCAGCCGACGCCCTGGCGCCGGAACAGGTCGCCGCTTACCGGGAGACAGGATTTCTGCTGGTGCGAAACCTGTTCTCTCCGGAAGAGATCGAGGCCCTGGCCCAGGAAGCCGACACGCTGCTCGGCCGGACGGAACTGGTCGATACGCAAAACATCCGCTGCCGCTGGCAGGACCATGCCGAAACGGGCGAGTGCCGGTTCGACTGCTTTGATCCGGTGATCGATATTGGTCCCGTCTGCCGCTACTTCGCCCATGATCCGCGACTGCAAAACCTGCTCCAGGCGATCTATCGGGAAGAGCCGCGGCTCTTCAAGGACAAGCTGATCTTCAAGCCGCCGGGCGCCACGGGCTACGCGCTGCACCAGGACTACATCGGCTGGAAGGAGTTCCCGCAGTCGTTCGTCACGGTCATCATCCCGATCGACGCGACCTCGGCGGAAAACGGCGCGACCGAAGTGTTTCCCGGCTATCATCAGCAAGGGTATCTTTCGCCGGCCGACGGCGAATACCACCAACTGCCGCCGGAAACAGTCGACGCGTCGACCGGCGTGCTGCTGGAAATGGGGCCCGGCGATGTGGCCCTGTTCAGCGGGTTCACGCCGCATCGGTCGGGAGCCAACCAGGGGAGCCAGGCACGCCGGCAGTTGTATTTGAGCTATAACGCGGCCAGCGACGGCGGCGACCAGCGGGACGCCCATTACCGGCAGTTTCATGCCTGGCTGGTGACAAAGTACGCCGAATACGGCAAGACGGGCGTCTACTTCAGGTAA
- a CDS encoding GntR family transcriptional regulator, whose product MPAETPLQNVTLAPADSTAPGDRSFLQQRAYEELKRWIQETTLEPGAFLSERRLAAELGMSKTPVKAALVRLEAEGFVLVSPQQGIVVRELSVHEIADQFEIRRALETFVLRAVAGKLNAAEADRVQENLRLQEQAAASREIGQAVELDADFHAMFCEFLGNQEILSVMARLRDRMHRVISRVLEQDGERIETSRHEHQAIAAAVLQGDAERAVQAMEEHLNYGKQFLLSPRRR is encoded by the coding sequence ATGCCGGCGGAAACGCCCCTGCAGAATGTCACGCTTGCCCCGGCCGATTCCACGGCGCCGGGCGACCGCTCGTTTCTGCAGCAGCGAGCGTATGAGGAGCTGAAACGCTGGATCCAGGAGACCACGCTCGAGCCGGGCGCGTTCCTGTCGGAACGGCGTCTGGCGGCCGAGCTGGGAATGAGCAAAACGCCGGTCAAGGCGGCGCTGGTGCGACTGGAGGCGGAGGGCTTTGTGCTGGTGTCGCCGCAGCAGGGGATCGTCGTGCGGGAGTTGTCGGTGCATGAAATCGCCGACCAGTTTGAAATCCGTCGCGCACTGGAAACGTTTGTCTTAAGGGCGGTCGCCGGCAAGCTGAACGCGGCGGAGGCCGATCGGGTGCAGGAGAACCTGCGGCTGCAGGAACAGGCGGCTGCGTCGCGCGAGATTGGCCAGGCAGTCGAGCTCGACGCCGACTTCCACGCCATGTTCTGCGAGTTTCTGGGGAACCAGGAGATCCTCTCCGTGATGGCGCGGCTGCGGGATCGGATGCACCGGGTCATCTCGCGCGTGCTGGAGCAGGACGGCGAACGCATTGAAACCAGTCGACACGAACACCAGGCAATCGCCGCCGCCGTCCTGCAGGGCGACGCGGAGCGGGCCGTCCAGGCAATGGAGGAGCATCTGAATTATGGCAAGCAGTTTCTGCTGTCGCCCCGCCGACGCTAG
- a CDS encoding AAA domain-containing protein, which translates to MESEAEIRQIEERRQRSALSNAEKSGETLLDLVIVHDEPGLGGRSLVTFMKRNRSLRLPWNRLRVGAPVVLSPDGASGESQHGVVSARRGDSIEVSVDDWPEGDRFRIDLSADEVTRKRQEAALRVVEGATGRTGQLREVLLGNREPRFSRPRDLEFTANLNPSQQEAVRFALSSQDLAIIHGPPGTGKTTTVVELICQAIDRGEKVLACAPSNTGVDNLLERLMAAGRRVVRIGHPARVDERLRHFTLDFLAAEHDLMKVVYDMLHDAEELTRKANRYTRSRPAQGSKNDMRREAKRLKNDARQLEQQAVNSVLDRADVICATTAFSEDLLGDRYFDLAVIDEACQSTEPGCWIPVLRADRIVLAGDHRQLPPTVLCTEAAREGLAISMLERLVGEYGPSVTRRLEVQYRMHTEIMQFSSRQFYEDSLLAHDSVASHLLHDLSHVEPSVLTMEPVSFIDTAGADWVEELEPEGQSKRNPGEGAFVLRKVAQLIEAGLDPFEIAVIAPYAAQVRWLRERSEWDGLEIDTVDGFQGREKEAVVISCVRSNAIGEIGFLADARRMNVALTRARRKLIVVGDSATLSANAFFGKLLAYFDDIDAYGSVWEEEPDL; encoded by the coding sequence ATGGAGTCCGAAGCAGAGATCCGCCAGATCGAAGAACGGCGGCAGCGCAGCGCCCTGTCCAACGCCGAGAAGTCGGGAGAGACGCTGCTGGATCTGGTGATTGTGCACGATGAACCCGGCCTGGGCGGACGCTCGCTGGTCACCTTTATGAAGCGGAATCGCAGTCTGCGCCTGCCGTGGAACCGCCTGCGCGTCGGAGCCCCTGTGGTGCTGTCGCCCGATGGAGCCAGCGGCGAATCCCAGCACGGCGTCGTCAGCGCCCGACGCGGCGACTCGATTGAAGTCTCTGTCGATGACTGGCCCGAAGGCGACCGCTTTCGCATCGACCTGTCGGCCGACGAAGTCACGCGGAAACGGCAGGAAGCGGCCCTCCGCGTCGTCGAAGGAGCCACCGGGCGGACCGGCCAGCTCCGCGAGGTGCTGCTGGGCAATCGCGAGCCGCGGTTCTCCCGCCCCAGGGATCTGGAATTCACGGCCAACCTGAATCCTTCCCAGCAAGAGGCCGTGCGGTTCGCCCTTTCCTCGCAGGATCTGGCCATCATCCATGGCCCGCCCGGCACCGGCAAAACGACCACCGTCGTGGAGCTGATCTGCCAGGCGATCGATCGGGGCGAGAAAGTCCTTGCCTGCGCCCCCAGCAATACGGGCGTCGATAACCTGCTGGAGCGGCTGATGGCGGCCGGTCGCCGGGTTGTTCGCATCGGGCACCCGGCCCGCGTTGATGAGCGGCTGCGGCACTTTACGCTCGACTTCCTGGCGGCAGAGCATGACCTGATGAAGGTCGTATACGACATGCTCCACGACGCCGAAGAGCTGACCCGCAAGGCCAACCGCTACACGCGGTCCCGACCGGCGCAAGGCTCCAAAAACGACATGCGCCGCGAGGCCAAACGCCTGAAGAACGACGCCCGGCAGCTAGAGCAGCAAGCGGTCAACTCGGTCCTGGATCGGGCCGATGTGATCTGCGCCACGACGGCGTTCTCCGAGGACCTGCTGGGCGACCGCTACTTTGATCTGGCCGTGATCGACGAAGCCTGCCAGAGCACCGAGCCCGGCTGCTGGATCCCCGTGCTACGGGCCGACCGGATCGTGCTGGCGGGCGACCATCGGCAACTGCCGCCCACCGTGCTCTGTACGGAAGCCGCCCGGGAAGGGCTGGCGATCAGCATGCTGGAACGGCTGGTCGGCGAGTACGGCCCGTCGGTGACGCGTCGTCTGGAAGTGCAATACCGTATGCATACCGAGATCATGCAGTTCTCTTCCAGGCAGTTTTACGAGGACTCGCTGCTGGCGCACGATTCGGTCGCTTCCCACCTGCTGCACGACTTGTCGCATGTGGAGCCGTCAGTGCTGACGATGGAGCCGGTCTCTTTCATCGATACCGCCGGAGCCGACTGGGTCGAAGAGCTGGAGCCCGAGGGGCAAAGCAAGCGGAACCCGGGCGAAGGGGCGTTTGTGCTTCGCAAGGTAGCCCAACTGATCGAGGCCGGGCTGGACCCGTTTGAGATCGCCGTCATCGCTCCCTACGCGGCGCAAGTCCGCTGGCTGCGGGAACGGAGCGAGTGGGACGGGCTGGAGATCGATACGGTCGACGGCTTCCAGGGACGTGAGAAAGAAGCCGTGGTGATTTCCTGCGTCCGTTCCAATGCGATCGGCGAGATCGGCTTTCTGGCCGACGCCCGACGGATGAACGTAGCGCTCACGCGGGCCCGTCGCAAGCTGATCGTCGTGGGCGACAGCGCGACGCTTTCGGCCAATGCGTTCTTCGGCAAGCTGCTGGCGTACTTCGACGACATCGACGCCTACGGGTCGGTCTGGGAAGAAGAGCCCGACCTGTAA
- a CDS encoding MFS transporter, with translation MNAKLSSSTISPPGEPRVAPRGNYSRAAGAGVLVSAALAMAATLPGRTHGLGLITTRLLADFPSIEATQFAQINLAATLIGSLFCFPCGWLLDRFGVRLVLGAVLLSLAGSVLAMSYAESAAALLATITLTRALGQSMLSVVSITMLGKWFRGNNGPAMGTYAVLMTLLMAVGTGVLAVRVASAGWRTAWLEMAAVLLLVAVIAWLLALPFRRRQKEDVNRLEVEETTDAAAPPSATLIDALGTSCFWVFALSISLFGFSSAGISLFQQLILAERGLPESVYHTVLIVGLLCGMVANLAGGWLATRFSLAPLLGVAMALLAGSLAALPLLQTVWQAWVQAIVGGVAGGLITVLFFAVWSHAFGPRNLGRIQAAAQMMTVLASATGPLAVASGQETWGSFAPVLYGLAGVAGLLALGAFFVPVPCAAQGSWQEPAAAGHPRVSPESS, from the coding sequence GTGAACGCGAAGCTGTCCTCTTCTACGATCTCGCCCCCAGGCGAACCCCGCGTCGCTCCCCGCGGCAATTACAGCCGGGCCGCTGGCGCCGGGGTGCTGGTGTCCGCCGCGCTGGCGATGGCGGCTACCTTGCCGGGACGCACCCATGGGCTGGGTTTGATTACGACCCGTCTGCTGGCTGACTTTCCCAGCATCGAAGCAACGCAGTTCGCGCAGATCAACCTGGCGGCGACGCTGATCGGCAGTTTGTTCTGCTTTCCCTGCGGCTGGCTGTTGGATCGTTTTGGCGTGCGGCTGGTGCTGGGCGCCGTGCTGCTGAGTCTGGCCGGATCGGTCCTGGCGATGAGCTACGCCGAAAGCGCGGCAGCGCTGCTGGCGACCATCACGCTCACCCGCGCGCTGGGACAGAGCATGCTGTCAGTCGTCAGCATTACCATGCTGGGCAAGTGGTTTCGCGGCAATAACGGGCCCGCGATGGGAACCTACGCGGTGCTGATGACGCTGCTGATGGCGGTGGGGACGGGCGTGCTGGCGGTCCGCGTGGCGAGCGCCGGCTGGCGAACAGCCTGGCTGGAGATGGCGGCGGTGTTGCTGCTGGTCGCCGTGATCGCCTGGTTGCTGGCGCTGCCCTTTCGTCGCCGGCAGAAAGAGGACGTCAACCGGTTGGAGGTGGAAGAAACGACCGACGCCGCCGCTCCGCCCAGCGCCACTTTGATCGATGCCCTGGGCACGTCCTGTTTCTGGGTCTTTGCTTTAAGCATCTCGCTGTTTGGCTTTTCCAGCGCCGGCATCAGCCTGTTCCAGCAGTTGATCCTGGCGGAACGGGGGCTTCCGGAATCGGTCTACCATACGGTGCTGATCGTGGGGTTGCTGTGCGGCATGGTCGCCAACCTGGCGGGCGGCTGGCTGGCGACCCGTTTTTCGCTGGCCCCGCTGCTGGGCGTGGCCATGGCGCTGCTGGCCGGATCGCTGGCGGCGTTGCCGTTGCTGCAGACGGTCTGGCAGGCGTGGGTCCAGGCGATCGTGGGCGGCGTGGCGGGCGGGCTGATCACGGTGCTGTTTTTTGCCGTGTGGAGCCATGCCTTTGGGCCGCGGAATCTGGGCCGGATCCAGGCGGCCGCACAGATGATGACCGTGCTGGCGTCGGCCACGGGGCCGCTGGCGGTGGCTTCCGGTCAGGAGACCTGGGGCAGCTTTGCCCCGGTGCTTTATGGACTGGCGGGAGTAGCCGGTTTGCTGGCGCTGGGTGCGTTTTTTGTTCCCGTGCCGTGTGCGGCGCAAGGCTCCTGGCAGGAGCCGGCCGCTGCGGGACATCCTCGCGTTTCTCCGGAGTCGTCCTGA
- the tnpC gene encoding IS66 family transposase has protein sequence MDASLSNDDGLVDAAFLEKVLRGRLSEAEARTFAAAGAEIIAFTMLALTQRVAGQQAAGPNTPSAAVPPYAKPTASPRKGQRRRGGQKGHPGVTRPPLPEPDRRRELQLDCCPECQGKLQRTGDTRTRRSEDIPDGLKPVITEDILHRDYCPTCKKRVEPKPPDVLPNCTLGNRTLVLSAVLHYLQGLTISQIVDTFNFHLRMKVTPGGLMQMWHRLATLLFAWYVQIQAECLDSARLNADETGWRVQGKTHWLWCFAGPDATFYMIDRSRGSPALQKFFTKAFEGVLITDFWSPYDAIVCADKQKCWPHLLRDMANVDEKHAGDKVWQSFARRVVSVYREAKKLHAAKATTAAVDYDIAAMRLESRLATIAGEAWNHPDAARLAKRLAKYGDQLLTFLWHDDIPSDNNHGERQIRPAVMIRKNSYGNHSDRGMLTQSVLMTIFRTLKLRNQQPLETILEALANYAKTGKIPPLPQKAE, from the coding sequence ATGGACGCTTCCCTTTCTAACGACGATGGCCTGGTGGACGCCGCCTTTTTGGAGAAGGTGCTGCGTGGGCGGTTGAGTGAGGCTGAGGCTCGAACGTTTGCTGCGGCCGGGGCCGAGATTATCGCCTTTACCATGCTGGCGCTTACACAGCGGGTCGCTGGTCAGCAGGCGGCCGGGCCGAACACGCCGTCGGCCGCCGTTCCGCCGTACGCCAAGCCGACCGCTTCGCCCAGGAAAGGTCAGCGGCGACGCGGCGGACAAAAAGGACATCCCGGCGTCACCCGACCGCCGCTTCCTGAGCCGGATCGGCGCCGCGAACTCCAACTCGATTGTTGCCCTGAGTGCCAGGGCAAGCTGCAGCGAACAGGCGACACTCGCACTCGCCGCAGCGAAGACATTCCCGACGGCCTCAAGCCGGTCATTACGGAAGACATCCTGCATCGCGACTATTGCCCGACCTGCAAGAAACGCGTCGAGCCCAAGCCGCCCGACGTCCTGCCGAACTGCACGCTCGGCAATCGCACGCTGGTCCTGTCGGCCGTGCTCCATTACCTGCAGGGACTGACGATCAGCCAGATTGTCGACACCTTCAACTTCCATCTGCGAATGAAGGTCACGCCGGGCGGGCTCATGCAGATGTGGCATCGGCTGGCGACTCTGCTGTTCGCCTGGTATGTGCAGATTCAAGCCGAATGTCTCGACTCGGCCCGGCTCAACGCCGACGAAACCGGCTGGCGAGTGCAAGGCAAGACGCATTGGCTGTGGTGCTTCGCCGGGCCGGATGCGACTTTCTATATGATCGATCGCAGTCGCGGTTCGCCGGCGTTACAAAAGTTTTTTACCAAAGCCTTCGAAGGCGTCCTCATTACCGACTTCTGGTCGCCGTACGATGCGATCGTCTGCGCCGACAAACAGAAGTGCTGGCCGCACCTGCTGCGCGACATGGCGAACGTCGACGAAAAACACGCCGGTGACAAGGTCTGGCAGTCGTTCGCGCGGCGAGTGGTCAGCGTCTATCGCGAAGCGAAGAAACTGCACGCCGCCAAGGCGACAACGGCTGCGGTCGACTACGACATCGCCGCGATGCGATTAGAAAGCCGACTGGCGACCATCGCCGGCGAAGCCTGGAACCACCCCGACGCGGCCCGCCTCGCCAAACGCCTGGCGAAGTACGGCGACCAGTTGCTGACCTTTTTATGGCACGACGACATCCCCTCGGACAACAACCACGGCGAGCGTCAGATTCGTCCGGCGGTGATGATCCGCAAGAACAGTTACGGCAACCACAGCGACCGCGGCATGCTCACCCAATCAGTACTGATGACGATCTTCCGCACCCTCAAACTGCGAAATCAACAACCGCTCGAAACGATCCTCGAAGCCCTCGCGAACTACGCCAAAACCGGAAAAATCCCGCCCCTGCCGCAGAAGGCTGAATAG
- a CDS encoding sodium:solute symporter family transporter: MPDLSLREFLDPASLQLWAAGGNSALVVFAIYMVGVVVLAAGSHKLLQSKTFMSEYFLGSRSLGVWAFALTFAATSSSGGSFIGFPALVYTHGWVVALWIGSYMIVPLVSMGLLAKRLNQTARKTGAITIPDVLRDRFDSQLFGMLATGLIVFFMTFNLIAQFKGGSVILKTLLTDTQLFQDAADSTGKLVQDTPGLNLILAGVDMRYLLCLLAFTLAVVAYTTYGGFRAVVWTDVMQGFVMVGGVILMLPLALYLVGGMGNATKKMAEMTPPLAVTVNIRADAPVKERVVIPANQWFTQEIDGQPQVFRTSKEAIIKVDTQQALVGDEESNINAIQITTPVEIEQLYESKASDNPPSLKLSIASSKELAFGQGKKGVYITGPGPSNTSSDGFLPLSLAISFFFMWAFSGAGQPSNMVRLMAFNNSNTLRRAIFTVSIYYTLIYFPLVIIFCCARVLSPGWETEPDRIMPEMAKLLTESVGAPWLAGLLAAAPFAAVMSTMDSFLLMISSAVVRDIYQRNLNPDATEKTIKQMTYAVTILIGTGAMVAAIWPPKYLQDIVVFSGSGLSSSFLAPVVLMLYWPRFNKQGAVIAMLAGFFTNVGLYAAGTILYGEFRPIEPLNFHPFIIGALVSFSMGVFGALLTPAPPDEQVAKFFTADSSPAKK; the protein is encoded by the coding sequence ATGCCTGATTTATCCCTGCGTGAGTTCCTCGACCCCGCCTCGCTGCAGCTCTGGGCGGCCGGCGGAAATTCGGCGCTCGTGGTGTTCGCCATTTACATGGTGGGCGTGGTCGTGCTGGCGGCCGGATCGCACAAGCTGCTGCAGTCCAAAACGTTCATGAGCGAGTACTTCCTCGGCAGCCGCTCGCTGGGCGTCTGGGCGTTCGCCCTGACGTTCGCCGCCACCAGCTCCTCAGGCGGCAGCTTTATCGGCTTCCCCGCACTGGTGTATACGCACGGCTGGGTCGTCGCCTTGTGGATCGGCAGCTATATGATCGTGCCGCTGGTCTCCATGGGGCTGCTGGCCAAACGCTTGAACCAGACGGCCCGCAAAACGGGCGCGATCACCATTCCCGATGTGCTCCGCGATCGCTTCGACAGTCAGCTGTTCGGCATGCTGGCGACCGGGCTGATTGTCTTCTTCATGACGTTCAACCTGATCGCCCAGTTCAAAGGCGGCAGCGTGATTCTGAAAACGCTGCTGACCGATACCCAGCTCTTCCAGGATGCGGCCGACAGCACCGGCAAGCTGGTGCAGGACACGCCCGGTCTTAACCTGATCCTGGCCGGCGTGGATATGCGATACCTGCTCTGCCTGCTGGCCTTCACCCTGGCGGTCGTCGCCTATACGACCTACGGCGGTTTCCGGGCGGTCGTATGGACCGATGTGATGCAGGGGTTTGTCATGGTGGGCGGGGTGATTCTCATGCTGCCGCTGGCGCTGTACCTGGTTGGCGGCATGGGGAACGCCACAAAAAAAATGGCGGAAATGACGCCGCCGCTGGCCGTCACCGTTAACATCAGGGCCGACGCGCCCGTGAAGGAACGGGTCGTCATCCCGGCCAACCAGTGGTTCACACAGGAAATCGATGGCCAGCCCCAGGTGTTTCGCACCAGCAAAGAAGCCATCATCAAAGTCGACACCCAGCAGGCCCTGGTCGGCGACGAAGAATCCAATATCAATGCGATTCAAATCACCACCCCGGTGGAGATCGAGCAGCTGTACGAATCCAAGGCGTCTGACAATCCGCCCAGCCTGAAACTTTCGATCGCATCGTCGAAAGAACTGGCTTTTGGCCAGGGAAAAAAGGGGGTCTACATTACAGGCCCCGGCCCCAGCAACACCTCGTCCGACGGATTCCTGCCGCTGAGCCTGGCGATTTCGTTCTTTTTCATGTGGGCTTTTTCCGGCGCCGGGCAGCCCAGCAACATGGTGCGGCTGATGGCGTTTAACAACTCCAATACGCTGCGTCGGGCGATTTTCACCGTCTCGATTTATTACACGCTGATCTACTTTCCGCTGGTGATCATCTTCTGTTGCGCCCGCGTGCTGTCTCCCGGCTGGGAGACGGAACCCGATCGGATCATGCCGGAGATGGCCAAGCTACTGACGGAATCCGTCGGTGCGCCGTGGCTGGCCGGCTTGCTGGCGGCCGCCCCGTTTGCGGCCGTCATGTCGACGATGGACAGCTTCCTGCTGATGATCTCTTCGGCCGTGGTCCGCGATATTTACCAGCGCAACCTGAACCCCGACGCCACCGAGAAAACGATCAAGCAGATGACCTATGCGGTCACCATTCTGATCGGCACGGGGGCCATGGTGGCCGCGATCTGGCCGCCCAAGTACCTGCAGGATATTGTGGTGTTCAGCGGCTCCGGCCTGTCGAGCAGTTTTCTGGCGCCGGTGGTGCTGATGCTGTACTGGCCGCGGTTCAATAAACAGGGCGCCGTGATTGCCATGCTGGCCGGGTTCTTCACCAATGTGGGACTCTACGCGGCCGGTACGATCCTGTACGGAGAATTCCGTCCCATCGAACCGCTGAACTTTCATCCGTTTATTATCGGGGCCCTGGTCTCGTTTTCGATGGGCGTCTTCGGGGCGCTCCTCACCCCGGCCCCGCCGGACGAACAGGTCGCCAAATTCTTTACGGCCGACTCCAGCCCGGCGAAAAAGTAA